A region from the Sphaerodactylus townsendi isolate TG3544 linkage group LG01, MPM_Stown_v2.3, whole genome shotgun sequence genome encodes:
- the RRM2 gene encoding ribonucleoside-diphosphate reductase subunit M2 isoform X1, translating into MLSSRPPLAARQQDAPSTRLSPLKNLALDDKENTPPSLSTTRVLASKTARRIFLEADVPKSTKVPSTNIQDEPLLRENPHRFVIFPIQYHDIWKMYKKAEASFWTAEEVDLSKDLQHWESLKSEEKYFISHVLAFFAASDGIVNENLVERFSQEVQVTEARCFYGFQIAMENIHSEMYSLLIDTYIKDPKEREFLFNAIETLPCVKQKADWAMRWIGDKHATYGERVVAFAAVEGIFFSGSFASIFWLKKRGLMPGLTFSNELISRDEGLHCDFACLMFKHLVHKPSEQQVREIITNAVRIEQGFLTEALPVKLIGMNCTLMKQYIEFVADRLMLELGFNKIFRAENPFDFMENISLEGKTNFFEKRVGEYQRMGVMSKPTDNSFTLDADF; encoded by the exons ATGCTGTCCTCTCGCCCCCCACTCGCGGCTCGCCAGCAGGACGCCCCCTCGACCCGCCTGTCGCCCCTAAAGAACTTAGCCTTGGACGACAAGGAGAACACG CCTCCATCGCTCAGCACAACCCGGGTACTGGCTTCTAAGACAGCCAGGAGGATCTTCCTAGAGGCG GATGTTCCTAAAAGCACAAAGGTACCTTCGACCAACATACAGGACGAACCTCTGCTTCGGGAAAATCCTCATCGCTTCGTTATCTTTCCCATTCAATATCATGATATCTGGAAGATGTACAAGAAGGCAGAGGCTTCATTCTGGACCGCTGAAGAG GTGGATCTCTCCAAAGATCTTCAGCACTGGGAATCCTTAAAGTCCGAAGAGAAGTACTTCATTTCACATGTTTTGGCATTCTTCGCTGCAAGTGATGGCATTGTCAATGAAAATTTG GTGGAGCGGTTCAGCCAGGAAGTCCAGGTCACCGAAGCTCGTTGTTTCTACGGCTTCCAGATTGCCATGGAGAACATCCATTCAGAAATGTACAGCTTGCTTATCGACACTTATATCAAGGATCCGAAAGAGAG GGAATTTCTGTTCAATGCCATAGAAACACTGCCATGTGTTAAACAGAAAGCTGACTGGGCCATGCGCTGGATTGGGGATAAGCATGCCACTTATG GAGAACGTGTGGTTGCTTTTGCTGCAGTAGAAGGGATCTTCTTTTCCGGTTCTTTTGCATCAATCTTTTGGTTGAAGAAGCGGGGACTGATGCCGGGACTCACTTTTTCCAATGAACTCATCAGCAGAGATGAG GGCTTGCACTGTGATTTTGCTTGTCTGATGTTCAAACACTTGGTACACAAACCATCTGAGCAGCAAGTGCGAGAGATCATCACTAACGCTGTCAGGATAGAACAG GGATTCTTGACAGAAGCATTGCCTGTAAAACTAATTGGCATGAATTGCACTTTAATGAAGCAGTATATTGAATTCGTGGCAGACAGACTGATGCTTGAGCTTGGGTTTAACAAG ATattcagagcagagaatccaTTTGACTTCATGGAGAATATTTCCCTGGAAGGCAAAACCAACTTCTTTGAAAAGCGTGTCGGAGAATACCAGAGAATGGGGGTGATGTCAAAACCCACAGATAACTCTTTCACTTTGGATGCCGACTTCTAG
- the RRM2 gene encoding ribonucleoside-diphosphate reductase subunit M2 isoform X2, giving the protein MRKRPFRARNSLGVYCEPPSLSTTRVLASKTARRIFLEADVPKSTKVPSTNIQDEPLLRENPHRFVIFPIQYHDIWKMYKKAEASFWTAEEVDLSKDLQHWESLKSEEKYFISHVLAFFAASDGIVNENLVERFSQEVQVTEARCFYGFQIAMENIHSEMYSLLIDTYIKDPKEREFLFNAIETLPCVKQKADWAMRWIGDKHATYGERVVAFAAVEGIFFSGSFASIFWLKKRGLMPGLTFSNELISRDEGLHCDFACLMFKHLVHKPSEQQVREIITNAVRIEQGFLTEALPVKLIGMNCTLMKQYIEFVADRLMLELGFNKIFRAENPFDFMENISLEGKTNFFEKRVGEYQRMGVMSKPTDNSFTLDADF; this is encoded by the exons ATGCGAAAGCGTCCCTTTAGAGCTCGCAATTCCCTTGGGGTCTATTGCGAG CCTCCATCGCTCAGCACAACCCGGGTACTGGCTTCTAAGACAGCCAGGAGGATCTTCCTAGAGGCG GATGTTCCTAAAAGCACAAAGGTACCTTCGACCAACATACAGGACGAACCTCTGCTTCGGGAAAATCCTCATCGCTTCGTTATCTTTCCCATTCAATATCATGATATCTGGAAGATGTACAAGAAGGCAGAGGCTTCATTCTGGACCGCTGAAGAG GTGGATCTCTCCAAAGATCTTCAGCACTGGGAATCCTTAAAGTCCGAAGAGAAGTACTTCATTTCACATGTTTTGGCATTCTTCGCTGCAAGTGATGGCATTGTCAATGAAAATTTG GTGGAGCGGTTCAGCCAGGAAGTCCAGGTCACCGAAGCTCGTTGTTTCTACGGCTTCCAGATTGCCATGGAGAACATCCATTCAGAAATGTACAGCTTGCTTATCGACACTTATATCAAGGATCCGAAAGAGAG GGAATTTCTGTTCAATGCCATAGAAACACTGCCATGTGTTAAACAGAAAGCTGACTGGGCCATGCGCTGGATTGGGGATAAGCATGCCACTTATG GAGAACGTGTGGTTGCTTTTGCTGCAGTAGAAGGGATCTTCTTTTCCGGTTCTTTTGCATCAATCTTTTGGTTGAAGAAGCGGGGACTGATGCCGGGACTCACTTTTTCCAATGAACTCATCAGCAGAGATGAG GGCTTGCACTGTGATTTTGCTTGTCTGATGTTCAAACACTTGGTACACAAACCATCTGAGCAGCAAGTGCGAGAGATCATCACTAACGCTGTCAGGATAGAACAG GGATTCTTGACAGAAGCATTGCCTGTAAAACTAATTGGCATGAATTGCACTTTAATGAAGCAGTATATTGAATTCGTGGCAGACAGACTGATGCTTGAGCTTGGGTTTAACAAG ATattcagagcagagaatccaTTTGACTTCATGGAGAATATTTCCCTGGAAGGCAAAACCAACTTCTTTGAAAAGCGTGTCGGAGAATACCAGAGAATGGGGGTGATGTCAAAACCCACAGATAACTCTTTCACTTTGGATGCCGACTTCTAG